In Amycolatopsis jiangsuensis, the following proteins share a genomic window:
- a CDS encoding TIM barrel protein has protein sequence MFDRSSAVANLSTLFASLPVLERPAAAARAGYRAVESWWPFDRSVPPAGEMDAFAGAVERAGVELVALNFFLGDQGERGILSHPARTAEFRAHTEVVRELAQRLGARLFCVPYGDRLPEPAERDQRAIAVANLVHACEVLGPLGGVPMLEPLSGLPSYPLRTVADAVSVLDEVDAATGTAGSAGVLLDLYHLAASGADLDADIDAYAGRVVHVQVADHPGRHEPGTGRIDFGRHLNLLRARGYRGRIALEYFPSR, from the coding sequence ATGTTCGACCGAAGCTCCGCAGTCGCGAACCTCTCCACGCTCTTCGCCTCGCTCCCCGTCCTCGAACGGCCAGCGGCCGCTGCCCGGGCCGGCTACCGCGCGGTCGAATCGTGGTGGCCGTTCGACCGGTCCGTGCCTCCCGCCGGCGAGATGGACGCGTTCGCCGGTGCCGTCGAACGGGCCGGGGTCGAGCTGGTCGCGCTGAACTTCTTTCTGGGAGATCAGGGGGAGCGCGGCATCCTGTCGCATCCGGCGCGCACGGCGGAATTCCGTGCACACACCGAGGTCGTGCGGGAGCTGGCCCAGCGGCTCGGGGCGCGGCTGTTCTGCGTGCCCTATGGCGATCGCCTGCCGGAGCCGGCGGAACGGGACCAGCGCGCGATCGCGGTGGCGAACCTGGTGCACGCCTGCGAAGTCCTGGGACCGCTGGGCGGAGTGCCGATGCTCGAACCACTCAGCGGGCTGCCCTCGTACCCGCTGCGCACTGTGGCCGACGCGGTCTCGGTGCTGGACGAGGTCGACGCGGCGACCGGCACGGCGGGTTCGGCAGGGGTCCTGCTCGACCTCTACCACCTGGCGGCGAGTGGGGCCGATCTCGACGCGGACATCGACGCGTACGCCGGCCGGGTCGTGCACGTCCAGGTGGCCGACCACCCCGGGCGCCACGAACCGGGGACCGGCCGGATCGACTTCGGTCGGCACCTGAACCTGTTGCGCGCCAGAGGGTATCGGGGCCGGATCGCGCTGGAGTACTTCCCCTCGCGGTAG
- a CDS encoding bile acid:sodium symporter family protein: MTKLRLVCLGLAALGAIASVVGLLIGAPQLWQPALVGTGFEIAIGLGALPKLAGYQYTGWVVACCCAALVYPGAFTSWGEVKLTDKFLINTIIQLVMFGMASHMRIADFKGVARQPKGVLVGMAGHYLVMPTAAFVLVQLFDLPSGVAVGVILYGCVSSGLASNVMSLLAKANLGLAVTITALSTIFAPLATPALMKLFAGRIVDVSFVGMMYDVIQITLVPVGAALLVDFLRSASPKAKRIVSTAAGVSAAWLIVVAFAWGSLTAGMGENSVRALQQVCYVAAAIILARLYYAAVLRYGAIGRFMPYVSMFGIMYYNTVVTAAARDTLLTVGAVLLLIGLIHNLVGFTFGYWGARAARLDIASSRSVAFEVGMQNGGAASGLAASMGMIATAGVPAAVFSPLGNVTGSLLANYWSRRPTEQPRPETAAAPELVLEEKR; this comes from the coding sequence ATGACGAAGCTACGTCTCGTCTGTCTCGGTCTCGCCGCCCTCGGAGCCATCGCGTCGGTCGTCGGCCTGCTCATCGGGGCACCGCAGCTCTGGCAGCCCGCACTGGTGGGCACCGGCTTCGAGATCGCCATCGGCCTCGGCGCACTGCCCAAGCTGGCCGGCTACCAGTACACCGGCTGGGTCGTCGCATGCTGCTGTGCCGCACTGGTCTACCCTGGCGCGTTCACCAGCTGGGGCGAGGTCAAGCTGACCGACAAGTTCCTGATCAACACGATCATCCAGCTGGTCATGTTCGGCATGGCCAGTCACATGCGGATCGCCGACTTCAAGGGCGTGGCCCGGCAGCCGAAGGGCGTCCTGGTCGGGATGGCCGGGCACTACCTGGTGATGCCGACGGCCGCGTTCGTCCTCGTGCAGCTGTTCGATCTGCCTTCCGGGGTGGCGGTGGGCGTCATCCTCTACGGCTGTGTCTCGAGTGGACTGGCCTCGAACGTGATGAGCCTGCTCGCCAAGGCGAATCTCGGGCTCGCGGTCACGATCACCGCGCTGTCGACCATCTTCGCGCCGCTGGCCACCCCGGCGCTGATGAAGCTGTTCGCCGGACGCATCGTCGACGTCAGTTTCGTGGGCATGATGTACGACGTCATCCAGATCACCCTGGTCCCGGTGGGCGCGGCGTTGCTGGTCGATTTCCTGCGCAGTGCATCGCCGAAGGCCAAGCGGATCGTGAGCACCGCCGCCGGCGTCTCCGCCGCCTGGCTGATCGTCGTCGCCTTCGCGTGGGGTTCGCTGACCGCGGGGATGGGCGAGAACAGCGTCCGTGCGCTGCAGCAGGTCTGCTACGTCGCGGCCGCGATCATCCTCGCCCGGCTCTACTACGCCGCCGTCCTGCGCTACGGGGCGATCGGGCGATTCATGCCGTACGTGTCCATGTTCGGGATCATGTACTACAACACGGTGGTCACCGCGGCGGCCAGGGACACCCTGCTCACGGTGGGCGCGGTCCTGCTGCTGATCGGACTGATCCACAACCTGGTCGGCTTCACCTTCGGCTACTGGGGCGCCCGCGCCGCCCGGCTCGACATCGCGTCCTCGCGGTCGGTCGCCTTCGAGGTCGGCATGCAGAACGGCGGTGCCGCCAGCGGGCTCGCGGCCTCCATGGGCATGATCGCCACGGCCGGGGTGCCGGCCGCGGTGTTCAGCCCACTGGGCAACGTGACCGGATCCCTGCTCGCGAACTACTGGTCGCGGCGCCCGACCGAGCAGCCTCGCCCGGAAACCGCGGCGGCGCCCGAACTCGTCCTGGAGGAGAAGCGTTGA
- a CDS encoding N-acyl homoserine lactonase family protein, which translates to MSGYEVLAVKFGEWPTSKRTLYHSFDAYDEPDEPVRVDYYFWVVRNEQRTVVVDCGFRPEVADRRKRLLVTPVPEALRHVGVDPADVSHVVLTHFHYDHIGNLNLFPRSQVVTGAAEYAFWTGPIGARPLFAPAVEAEEVAWVQQAHREGRLLRVPVDDPALPGISFRPLPGHTPGQLVVEVEGAGDRRVVLASDASHTYEEFEQERPFHIASSLPDMYDGLAWLKQTAREAEVVPGHDNLVLTRYPAAEIAPEIAVRIS; encoded by the coding sequence TTGAGCGGCTACGAGGTGCTCGCCGTGAAGTTCGGCGAGTGGCCCACCAGCAAGCGGACCCTCTACCACTCCTTCGACGCCTACGACGAGCCCGACGAACCGGTCCGCGTCGACTACTACTTCTGGGTCGTGCGCAACGAACAGCGCACGGTGGTCGTCGACTGCGGTTTCCGCCCGGAAGTGGCCGACCGGCGCAAACGCCTGCTGGTCACCCCGGTTCCGGAGGCGCTGCGCCACGTCGGCGTGGACCCGGCCGACGTGTCGCACGTGGTGCTCACGCACTTCCACTACGACCACATCGGCAACCTGAACCTGTTCCCGCGTTCGCAGGTCGTGACGGGTGCCGCGGAGTACGCGTTCTGGACAGGGCCGATCGGCGCGCGCCCGCTGTTCGCCCCTGCGGTCGAGGCCGAGGAGGTCGCCTGGGTGCAGCAGGCACATCGCGAAGGCCGCCTGCTGCGAGTCCCCGTGGACGACCCCGCGCTGCCCGGCATCAGCTTCCGCCCGCTGCCCGGCCACACGCCGGGCCAGCTCGTGGTCGAGGTGGAGGGCGCCGGCGACCGCCGCGTGGTGCTGGCCTCCGACGCCTCGCACACCTACGAGGAGTTCGAACAGGAACGGCCCTTCCACATCGCCTCCAGCCTGCCCGACATGTACGACGGCCTGGCCTGGCTGAAACAGACCGCCCGCGAAGCGGAGGTGGTCCCCGGCCACGACAATCTCGTGCTGACCCGGTACCCGGCGGCCGAGATCGCCCCGGAGATCGCGGTCCGGATCAGCTGA
- a CDS encoding MFS transporter: protein MASRPGAVLVASGGGTLLALAVFTAPLSIVPAVAGGLGGGAVATSWILSSMSLGLAVALLPAGAIGDDFGRRRVFVAGAVVTAAGSLLCALAPEPLLFIGGRVVEGFGAAALIACGLAVLGPAFPDAAGRARATGTWGACLGAGIAIGPMAGAAFGSWRALYLVLTAVALGVAVLSHRLVDESVSGRTRTVDLPGALLLGCGLAALLAALTEGRQGWTSPFELTLLAAAVVLLAGFFGHQNRAGGGVLDLALFRRPALIAATLGAFVAGAGVTALMSFVCTMLENGLALHPLAAAWVVLGWSATSVVSALLTRRLPSAFSGGARLSGGLLVVAVGLVPLAFVTPGFGFSLLLPGMIVAGFGTGVVNASLGGEAVGSVPPHRTGMGSGINNTSRYVGAALGVTVVTLLSVRPPGTPASLTAGWNTAVVVAIAVSLAGAGVIAALTVLGKRWTPDQSPHRDESAASSIRVRRGGVPRSRSSSPPTE, encoded by the coding sequence ATGGCCAGCCGCCCGGGAGCCGTTCTCGTCGCCTCCGGCGGTGGGACGCTGCTCGCGCTCGCCGTCTTCACCGCGCCGTTGTCGATCGTTCCCGCAGTGGCCGGCGGGCTCGGCGGCGGCGCGGTCGCGACATCCTGGATCCTCAGCTCGATGAGTCTCGGCCTGGCCGTCGCCCTGCTGCCCGCCGGCGCGATCGGCGACGACTTCGGCCGGCGGCGGGTGTTCGTGGCCGGTGCCGTGGTGACGGCGGCCGGGTCGTTGCTGTGCGCGCTGGCGCCTGAGCCGCTGCTGTTCATCGGCGGCCGGGTGGTCGAAGGATTCGGTGCCGCCGCGCTGATCGCGTGCGGGCTCGCGGTGCTGGGCCCGGCGTTCCCGGACGCCGCCGGACGTGCCCGCGCCACCGGCACGTGGGGTGCCTGCCTCGGCGCCGGCATCGCGATCGGCCCGATGGCCGGAGCGGCTTTCGGGAGCTGGCGGGCGCTCTACCTCGTGCTCACGGCGGTCGCGCTCGGCGTGGCCGTGCTGAGCCACCGCCTGGTGGACGAGTCCGTTTCGGGCCGGACACGAACGGTCGACCTCCCTGGTGCGCTGTTGCTGGGCTGTGGCCTCGCGGCATTGCTGGCCGCGCTCACCGAAGGGCGACAAGGCTGGACGAGCCCGTTCGAACTGACGCTGCTCGCGGCCGCGGTCGTGCTGCTGGCCGGATTCTTCGGCCACCAGAACCGGGCCGGCGGGGGCGTACTCGATCTCGCGCTCTTCCGGCGTCCGGCGCTGATCGCCGCGACGCTGGGTGCGTTCGTGGCGGGGGCCGGGGTCACCGCGCTGATGTCGTTCGTCTGCACGATGCTGGAGAACGGCCTCGCCCTGCACCCGCTCGCCGCGGCATGGGTGGTGCTGGGATGGTCGGCGACCAGTGTCGTTTCGGCGTTGCTTACCCGCCGGCTGCCGTCTGCGTTTTCCGGTGGCGCGCGACTGAGCGGCGGGCTGCTCGTGGTCGCCGTGGGACTGGTGCCGCTGGCCTTCGTCACGCCTGGGTTCGGCTTTTCGTTGCTGCTGCCCGGAATGATCGTGGCCGGATTCGGAACCGGCGTGGTCAACGCGTCGCTGGGCGGGGAGGCCGTGGGGAGCGTGCCGCCGCACCGGACCGGCATGGGCAGCGGCATCAACAACACGAGCCGCTACGTCGGGGCGGCGCTCGGGGTCACGGTGGTGACCCTCCTGTCCGTCCGGCCTCCGGGCACGCCGGCGAGCCTGACCGCGGGCTGGAACACAGCCGTGGTGGTGGCCATCGCGGTGTCGCTGGCCGGCGCGGGGGTGATCGCCGCGTTGACCGTGCTGGGCAAGCGGTGGACTCCTGATCAGTCGCCCCACCGGGACGAGAGCGCGGCTTCTTCCATCCGCGTGCGCCGCGGGGGCGTGCCGCGTTCGCGCAGCAGCTCTCCGCCGACCGAGTAG
- a CDS encoding winged helix-turn-helix transcriptional regulator gives MALPREYTNQACSMVRALEIVGERWTLLIVRDAVFGVRRFSDFVEHLGIPRAVLSERLEFLLGEGVLERVPGTGKRSEYEVTGKGRKLWPVIRTLSDWGDEYYAPDGPRRVFVHASCAGEIATTGECLRCGTQVPLGETLMTPGPGLPTPSPDSGHVTTVLAKPRPLLRSVH, from the coding sequence ATGGCACTACCCCGCGAATACACCAACCAGGCCTGTTCGATGGTGCGTGCGCTGGAGATCGTCGGCGAGCGCTGGACCCTGCTGATCGTCCGCGACGCGGTGTTCGGGGTCCGCCGCTTCAGCGATTTCGTCGAGCACCTGGGCATTCCGCGTGCGGTGCTGTCCGAACGGCTGGAGTTCCTGCTCGGCGAAGGCGTACTGGAGCGGGTTCCGGGCACCGGCAAGCGCAGCGAGTACGAGGTCACCGGCAAGGGCCGCAAGCTCTGGCCGGTCATCCGCACCCTGTCCGACTGGGGCGACGAGTACTACGCGCCGGACGGTCCGCGCCGCGTGTTCGTGCACGCTTCCTGCGCCGGCGAGATCGCGACCACCGGAGAATGCCTGCGCTGCGGCACACAGGTGCCCCTCGGCGAGACACTGATGACCCCGGGCCCGGGCCTGCCCACCCCTTCGCCGGACAGCGGCCACGTCACCACGGTCCTCGCGAAACCCCGGCCACTGCTGCGGTCCGTGCACTAG
- a CDS encoding sensor histidine kinase — protein sequence MLRTADWPLRRGLVIAEVAVLGGLNGEQVVRWLVQHEPPTAGEAVYFVVGVVAGGLALARRRLPERTAALAASAIALSLVFSMVGFFAEPDATLNGDPEAIAVILLVGASCHRVPPRGAGGLALLGGVAVVAAPGLRYGIDFTTLAVAVLWALLWGCGVAVGLMLRDGDVRREAALSAARNRERLALARELHDLVAHHITGVVVRTQAAGVVLAGSPEQELIQEIEHAGAEALAAVRRLVMMLRSPDQLALVTTGGLVETVEAAVDGDEAVTVELASGLAELAVAPETVSTVHRVVLESLTNVRKHAPEARRVSVTVASAAEGQSLRIEVHNDGLRPGRARRSPGGYGLVGMRERIVALGGTLTAGEHGERGWRVLADLPLPGGAAADRPPERGMTR from the coding sequence GTGCTGCGAACCGCCGATTGGCCGCTGCGCCGTGGCCTGGTGATCGCCGAGGTCGCGGTCCTGGGCGGGCTGAACGGTGAGCAGGTGGTGCGGTGGCTGGTCCAGCACGAACCACCCACCGCCGGGGAGGCCGTCTACTTCGTGGTGGGCGTGGTGGCCGGGGGGCTCGCGCTGGCGCGGCGGCGGCTTCCCGAGCGGACCGCGGCGCTCGCGGCGTCGGCGATCGCGCTCTCCCTGGTGTTCAGCATGGTGGGTTTTTTCGCCGAACCGGACGCGACGCTCAACGGCGATCCGGAGGCCATCGCGGTGATCCTGCTGGTCGGCGCGAGCTGCCATCGGGTGCCACCGCGCGGCGCCGGCGGGCTCGCGCTGCTCGGCGGGGTGGCTGTCGTGGCCGCGCCCGGGTTGCGGTACGGCATCGACTTCACCACCCTCGCTGTCGCCGTGCTGTGGGCCTTGCTGTGGGGCTGCGGGGTCGCGGTCGGGTTGATGCTGCGTGACGGCGATGTGCGGCGCGAAGCCGCGCTGTCCGCCGCCCGGAACCGGGAGCGGCTGGCGCTGGCGCGGGAGCTGCACGACCTGGTGGCGCACCACATCACCGGCGTCGTGGTCCGCACGCAGGCTGCCGGGGTGGTGCTGGCCGGCAGCCCCGAGCAGGAGCTCATCCAGGAGATCGAGCACGCCGGAGCGGAGGCGCTGGCCGCGGTACGCCGTCTCGTCATGATGCTGCGCAGCCCCGACCAGCTGGCGCTGGTCACCACCGGCGGATTGGTGGAAACGGTGGAGGCGGCGGTGGACGGGGACGAAGCCGTCACCGTGGAGCTGGCGTCCGGGCTGGCGGAGCTGGCAGTCGCTCCGGAGACGGTCTCCACGGTGCACCGCGTGGTGCTCGAGTCGCTGACCAACGTGCGCAAGCACGCGCCCGAGGCGCGGCGCGTCTCGGTCACCGTGGCATCCGCCGCCGAAGGACAGTCGCTCCGGATCGAGGTGCACAACGACGGACTGCGCCCCGGCCGTGCCCGTCGCTCACCGGGCGGCTACGGCCTGGTCGGCATGCGCGAGCGGATCGTGGCGCTGGGCGGCACACTGACCGCGGGGGAACACGGCGAACGCGGCTGGCGGGTCCTCGCCGATCTGCCGCTGCCCGGCGGCGCCGCGGCGGACCGGCCGCCGGAGAGGGGAATGACACGGTGA
- a CDS encoding response regulator, with translation MTLRVLLADDQAMVRTGFRLILEREPGVEVIAEAGDGRRAVELARELRPEVTLMDIRMPRVDGLAATRLLAGPDVTDPLRVLVVTTFDLDELVHEALRSGACGFLLKDAGPRLLVEAVHAAANGESLVSPSITTRLLAHFTASGSRPRHAEPALTHRELEVTKALARGRTNAEITEELVISLSTVKTHLASIQRKTSARNRTEIAVWAWETGLVR, from the coding sequence GTGACGCTGCGGGTTCTGCTGGCCGACGACCAGGCCATGGTGCGGACCGGCTTCCGGCTGATCCTGGAACGCGAGCCGGGGGTCGAGGTGATCGCGGAAGCCGGCGACGGCCGGCGGGCGGTCGAGCTGGCCCGGGAGCTGCGCCCGGAGGTCACGCTGATGGACATCCGGATGCCGCGGGTGGACGGCCTGGCCGCCACCCGGCTGCTGGCCGGACCCGACGTCACCGATCCGCTGCGAGTGCTGGTCGTGACGACCTTCGACCTCGACGAGCTGGTGCACGAGGCGCTGCGCTCCGGCGCCTGCGGCTTCCTGCTGAAAGACGCCGGCCCGCGACTGCTGGTGGAGGCGGTCCACGCGGCCGCGAACGGCGAATCCCTGGTCTCCCCGTCGATCACGACCAGGTTGCTGGCGCACTTCACCGCCTCCGGCAGCCGGCCCCGCCACGCCGAACCAGCACTGACCCACCGCGAACTCGAGGTGACCAAGGCACTCGCCCGCGGCCGGACGAACGCGGAGATCACCGAGGAGCTGGTGATCTCCCTGTCCACGGTGAAGACCCACCTCGCTTCCATCCAGCGCAAGACCTCCGCCCGCAACCGCACCGAGATCGCCGTGTGGGCCTGGGAAACCGGGCTCGTACGGTAG
- a CDS encoding alpha/beta hydrolase → MRRTLPTALAAAVLAAAAVPGISLAAAAPRALEWGPCPADVTPSTGLQCSKLSVPLDHRNPGGQQIEIEISRLASKKPEKRRGVLLTNPGGPSSGLNYPAQLAQFSLPQEVLDSYDVIGFDPRGIGHSTPVTCGLSAEQQKYGNVPPYARDGADVAKHAEEVKEIAEKCTTSKTASMLPYISTANTARDMDRIREVLGESKISYAGSSWGTHLGAVYTTLFPQRSDRFLLDSNLAPGGWDYPSDRLYSQGVEDRFPDFAKYAAANDREYHLGATPEQVTAKYFALAAQLDRKPVEAPDGRYDGTLFRLITFSQLYGGPQLPWLAKAWQALSAGQPPPPLPGETGGVGSPEVAENLVSGRYYIICSDSRWPTSVQTYQRNVAADRIRYPLFGAAGANIQPCAFWPDPIEAPVQIGDRGPSNVLMVQNLRDPATPLAGARKLRQAFGDRARMVTVDAGGHGVYPFTHNECAQYAATTFLTTGERPEQDLACSAAAEPR, encoded by the coding sequence ATGCGGAGAACGTTACCCACCGCACTGGCCGCCGCGGTCCTGGCGGCCGCGGCGGTCCCGGGGATCTCACTGGCCGCGGCCGCGCCCCGCGCGCTGGAATGGGGGCCGTGTCCGGCGGACGTCACGCCCTCCACCGGGCTGCAGTGCTCGAAGCTCTCGGTCCCGCTGGATCACCGGAACCCGGGCGGGCAGCAGATCGAGATCGAGATCTCGCGGCTGGCGAGCAAGAAGCCGGAGAAGCGGCGCGGCGTGCTGCTGACCAACCCCGGCGGCCCGTCCTCCGGGCTGAACTATCCGGCGCAGCTGGCGCAGTTCAGTCTACCCCAAGAAGTCCTGGACTCCTACGACGTGATCGGGTTCGATCCCCGCGGCATCGGGCACAGCACGCCGGTCACCTGTGGGCTGAGCGCGGAGCAGCAGAAGTACGGCAACGTCCCGCCGTACGCGCGCGATGGTGCCGACGTCGCGAAGCACGCCGAAGAAGTGAAAGAAATCGCCGAGAAGTGCACCACGTCGAAGACGGCGTCGATGCTGCCCTACATCTCCACGGCGAACACCGCCCGCGACATGGATCGGATCCGCGAAGTGCTGGGGGAGTCGAAGATCTCCTATGCCGGTTCGTCCTGGGGCACTCACCTCGGCGCGGTGTACACAACGCTGTTCCCACAGCGCAGTGACCGCTTCCTGCTCGACAGCAACCTGGCCCCCGGCGGATGGGACTACCCGTCCGACCGGCTCTACAGCCAGGGGGTCGAGGACCGGTTCCCGGACTTCGCGAAGTACGCCGCCGCGAACGACCGGGAGTACCACCTGGGCGCGACCCCGGAGCAGGTGACCGCGAAGTACTTCGCGCTCGCCGCGCAGCTCGACCGGAAACCGGTGGAGGCGCCGGACGGGCGTTACGACGGCACCCTGTTCCGGCTGATCACCTTCAGCCAGCTTTACGGTGGGCCTCAGCTGCCGTGGCTCGCGAAAGCCTGGCAGGCCCTGTCCGCGGGCCAGCCACCGCCGCCGTTGCCGGGGGAGACCGGTGGTGTGGGTTCCCCAGAGGTCGCGGAGAATCTGGTGTCCGGGCGTTACTACATAATTTGCTCCGACTCGCGCTGGCCCACCTCGGTGCAGACCTATCAGCGCAACGTCGCCGCCGACCGGATCCGGTACCCGCTGTTCGGTGCCGCCGGTGCCAACATCCAGCCGTGCGCGTTCTGGCCGGACCCCATCGAAGCGCCGGTGCAGATCGGGGACCGCGGCCCCTCGAACGTGCTCATGGTGCAGAATCTCCGTGACCCGGCGACCCCACTGGCCGGCGCCCGGAAGCTGCGGCAGGCGTTCGGCGACCGTGCGCGAATGGTCACCGTCGACGCGGGAGGCCACGGCGTCTACCCGTTCACCCACAACGAATGCGCGCAGTACGCCGCGACCACCTTCCTGACGACCGGCGAACGCCCAGAACAAGACCTGGCGTGCTCCGCGGCAGCCGAACCCCGCTGA